Genomic DNA from Lactuca sativa cultivar Salinas chromosome 8, Lsat_Salinas_v11, whole genome shotgun sequence:
tacgGCAAGGTTCATGATGGTGTTTGTCGATCTTCATCTggttgccacaaatgtggcaaggaagggCAGTAGGCTAAGGATTGTCGTCGGCAGGCCCCGGTACCAAGTGCCAGGATCTACTATCATTATGAttaggtgggccatatgaaggcctagTGCCCTTTTTTTGTAGCTAGGCCGACGCAGGCTCCAAGGACAGCCACTCTGAGGATTACCAATGGACGACAGGGTAGGgaggagcccccgagggctcgaggtcgTGCTTTCCAGCTCACTTCAAAGGAGCTTAGGGCGACACCAAATGTCTTTACTATTATGTTTCTATTTATATTCTGTCGAgtattttatgttatgattatgtttatgattctattaggtaccttcttagtgaactctttgcTTGATTTTGTGCTTTTTGAATctggtgcgagtcggtcttttgtatcttagACTTTTAGTAGGGGATTTGATATGCCTCTTAGGGAGTTAGAGTGTCCATTGTGGGTTTCTATCGCTAAGGAGCACGGGATTTTTGCATCCAAGATTTATCAAGGTTGTGTTCTAGAGATTTTTGGGGTGCTttatccgattgatttgattcctatccccatgggggatgtgtgtgtgataGTGGGGATAGATTGGCTGAGCAGGCTTGGTGCTATGATATACTACGAGGGCCAGcaggtggtggttcgaacccatAGTGAGGGAGAATTGGTTATGCATGGAGAGGGTACCAGGATTGGGTCAGCCTTTTGTTCTGCTGCCAGGGTTCAACAGTATATTCAACATGTTTGTATGGGTTATCTTGCCTATGTGGTTAATACTCGGGTTGGGAAGCAGGATTCTGTTTCAGATGTGTTAGTTTTTAGAGATTTTGTTGATGTGTTTCCATACGAGTTACTCGGTTTTCCTCCCAAGAGGTGGGTTGAGTTTTGGATTGAATTAGTTCCAGGTGCGGCTCCGATTGCCAAAGCACCATACCGATTGGCACTGCCTGAGATACATGAGTTGTCCTCTCATCTTCAGGAGTTTTTGGGAAAGCAGTTCATCAGATCGAGTGTGGATcaccgattttgttcgtcaagataACAGATggatcgcaccggatgtgcattgattatcggaagttgaacaagttgatgatgaagaaccgttatccccttctgCGAATttatgacctctttgatcagttgtaggATGCATCTTGGTTtcccaagatcgatttgaggtcagggtatcatcaagtgagggttagagaggaggacatggagaagaacGTGTTTtagactcattatggtcattacgagttcgtagtgatgctgtTTGGGCTTACCAATGCCCCTGTGTAatttatggacttgatgaatcgggtgtgcagtCCGATGCTCGATCAATTagttattgttttcattgatgattgatgtgaatatttaatgcactagttttttatttataattcctaatttatcgcatataaaccacaccttacaggcagtgaacccgatcgagtatagtataACTTTGATAAACAAGGGTGTCCAACACAAGGGCAATGGTAGtgaattattttaaaatatttgattataggttacaaaacacacgaaaggaataaagaaatgttttattaaatcacaaacgaataactaaataGCAAATCTCGATAAATTGACAGGAAgacaaatctctttaggtactttggtttagacaaattacaccttaaaatcaTAGA
This window encodes:
- the LOC128127719 gene encoding uncharacterized protein LOC128127719, coding for MPLRELECPLWVSIAKEHGIFASKIYQGCVLEIFGVLYPIDLIPIPMGDVCVIVGIDWLSRLGAMIYYEGQQVVVRTHSEGELVMHGEGTRIGSAFCSAARVQQYIQHVCMGYLAYVVNTRVGKQDSVSDVLVFRDFVDVFPYELLGFPPKRWVEFWIELVPGAAPIAKAPYRLALPEIHELSSHLQEFLGKQFIRSSVDHRFCSSR